Proteins from a genomic interval of Nocardioidaceae bacterium:
- a CDS encoding HIT family protein produces the protein MARTSVGSCLFCRIVASEEPAYEVLRTPDLVGFLDVRPVQKGHVLLVPREHVPTLPDLPARLRDPFLAAGQRLAAAAVHELGFEGSFVAMNNTVSQSVPHLHLHVVPRRTGDGLRGFFWPRHRYEADEAEAYAGRWRDALAATP, from the coding sequence ATGGCGCGGACGTCGGTGGGCAGCTGTCTCTTCTGCCGCATCGTGGCATCGGAGGAGCCGGCGTACGAGGTGCTGCGTACGCCGGACCTCGTCGGGTTCCTCGACGTGCGACCGGTGCAGAAGGGGCACGTGCTGCTGGTGCCCCGTGAGCACGTGCCGACGCTGCCGGACCTACCCGCTCGACTGCGCGACCCGTTCCTCGCGGCCGGCCAGCGGCTCGCGGCGGCGGCCGTGCACGAGCTCGGGTTCGAGGGCAGCTTCGTGGCGATGAACAACACCGTCAGCCAGTCGGTGCCGCACCTGCACCTGCACGTGGTGCCCCGCCGTACGGGCGACGGGTTGCGCGGATTCTTCTGGCCGCGGCACCGCTACGAGGCGGATGAGGCCGAGGCGTACGCGGGCCGGTGGCGCGACGCGCTGGCCGCCACGCCGTAG